In a single window of the Lebetimonas sp. JH292 genome:
- a CDS encoding menaquinone biosynthesis decarboxylase — protein MLNLEAVNLNDLPILKTWPLDGGKFITMGQVYTKSIDGESRNVGMYRLQIYDNKRLGLHWQIHKDSAHLFWEYKKAGLKMPVSIAIGGDPLYTWCATAPMPPGIFELMLYGFIRRENPKLVKCISNDLEVPSDADIVIEGWCNPNEIEIEGMFGDHTGYYTLKKPFPVMNVEVITTKKEPVYYATVVGKPPLEDKYMGYATERIFLPLIKTTAPDLIDYAMPENGVFHNLILAKIAPRYPGHSLQIMHSLWGTGQMSFVKHAVFVGDDAPALRDYKNLTRYILNNFDKEKILISKGIVDELDHSSIEELVGGKLGIDATKSEKLKVKNEKLNILSDEELLKKLKEIEPLIEGVKQYFTDTKNPICVIKYKKEKKARDIFENIKALKNNIRIVVFINTNETNNPYMLVWRVTNNIDALRDVWIDEIIGIDGTNKNKLDGFKREWPPDVDVEQKVIEKLQKLGLIEGISEEELRKYQII, from the coding sequence ATGCTGAATTTAGAAGCGGTAAATTTGAATGATTTGCCGATTTTAAAAACCTGGCCTCTTGACGGCGGTAAATTTATAACAATGGGACAGGTTTATACAAAAAGTATTGACGGAGAGAGCAGAAATGTCGGAATGTACAGACTTCAGATATATGATAATAAAAGACTTGGACTTCACTGGCAGATTCATAAAGACAGTGCACATCTGTTTTGGGAATATAAAAAAGCGGGGCTTAAAATGCCTGTAAGTATTGCAATAGGGGGAGACCCTCTTTATACATGGTGTGCAACGGCCCCAATGCCGCCCGGGATATTTGAACTTATGCTTTATGGATTTATAAGAAGAGAAAATCCAAAACTTGTAAAATGCATAAGCAATGATTTGGAAGTGCCCTCAGATGCGGATATAGTGATTGAAGGATGGTGTAATCCGAATGAAATAGAAATTGAAGGGATGTTCGGAGACCATACCGGGTATTATACGCTTAAAAAGCCTTTTCCTGTTATGAATGTAGAGGTTATTACTACAAAAAAAGAACCTGTATATTATGCAACGGTTGTGGGCAAACCCCCTTTGGAAGACAAATATATGGGGTATGCAACCGAGAGGATTTTTCTGCCTCTTATAAAAACTACGGCTCCGGATTTAATTGATTATGCAATGCCTGAAAACGGAGTTTTTCATAATCTGATTTTGGCAAAAATTGCTCCAAGATACCCGGGACATTCTCTTCAAATAATGCACTCTTTATGGGGAACGGGACAGATGAGCTTTGTAAAACATGCTGTTTTTGTTGGGGATGATGCACCGGCCCTTAGGGATTATAAAAATTTAACAAGATATATTTTAAATAATTTTGATAAAGAAAAAATTTTAATTTCAAAAGGAATAGTTGATGAGCTTGATCATTCAAGCATTGAAGAACTGGTCGGCGGAAAACTTGGAATAGACGCAACTAAAAGTGAAAAATTAAAAGTGAAAAATGAAAAATTGAATATTTTAAGCGATGAAGAATTGTTAAAAAAATTAAAAGAAATTGAACCATTAATTGAAGGAGTAAAGCAGTATTTTACCGATACGAAAAATCCAATATGCGTAATTAAATATAAAAAAGAAAAAAAAGCCCGTGATATTTTTGAGAATATTAAAGCTTTAAAAAATAATATAAGAATAGTTGTTTTTATAAATACTAATGAGACAAATAACCCTTATATGCTTGTGTGGAGAGTAACAAACAATATTGACGCTTTGCGTGATGTCTGGATAGATGAAATAATAGGAATTGACGGGACAAATAAAAATAAGCTTGACGGATTTAAGCGTGAATGGCCGCCAGATGTTGATGTGGAACAAAAAGTTATAGAAAAGTTACAAAAATTAGGATTGATTGAGGGAATTAGTGAAGAAGAACTCAGAAAATACCAGATAATATAA
- a CDS encoding Crp/Fnr family transcriptional regulator, which produces MNFKEIFLFKNLDDKDINEIKNFIIVKNLKKEDIVFYEKEEPHYLHLLIEGIARVYKVDNKGNELIIHKFFAPSLIAELANFEKMPYPANCAMESDGIILKIEFEKFKKFLKKGDVLVKKGLL; this is translated from the coding sequence ATGAATTTCAAAGAGATTTTTTTATTTAAAAATTTAGATGATAAAGATATTAATGAAATTAAGAATTTTATTATTGTAAAAAACCTTAAAAAAGAAGATATAGTTTTTTATGAAAAAGAAGAACCTCATTATTTACATCTTTTAATAGAAGGAATTGCAAGAGTATATAAGGTTGACAATAAAGGAAACGAACTTATTATTCATAAGTTTTTTGCACCTTCACTTATAGCGGAACTTGCAAATTTTGAAAAAATGCCTTATCCGGCAAACTGTGCAATGGAAAGTGACGGAATTATATTAAAAATAGAATTTGAAAAATTTAAAAAATTTTTAAAAAAAGGAGATGTCTTGGTAAAAAAGGGACTGTTATAA
- a CDS encoding IS256 family transposase codes for MEKFNFDKAVKDLLAGKKIGGKDGVLAPLIKELVEAALEAEIESHIADEVLEGKRNRRNGYNKKTVKSTSGEFELATPRDREGRFEPQIIKKHQTTISDEIEEKILSLYALGMSYKDIKSHIEELYQISISSSTINTITDKIIPKIKEWQSRPLENIYPFVFMDAIHYKIKEDGKYVNKAVYTILGINIRGKKEILGLYLSESEGANFWLQVLTDLNNRGVKDILIASVDGLKGFPEAINSIFPKTEVQLCIIHQVRNSLKYVASKDKKEFMKDLKKVYQAISKEQAETELDNIEEKWGDKYPIVIKSWRNKWNNLSNYFKYPKPIRKVIYTTNIIESVHRQFRKLTKTKGAFPNENSLLKLLYMGIQNAEKKWTMPIKNWNLTLSQLAIFFEGRLDDALKL; via the coding sequence ATGGAGAAATTTAATTTTGACAAAGCAGTAAAAGATTTATTAGCAGGTAAAAAGATAGGTGGGAAAGATGGAGTATTAGCTCCATTAATTAAAGAATTGGTAGAAGCTGCACTTGAAGCAGAAATAGAATCTCATATTGCAGATGAAGTTTTAGAAGGTAAAAGAAATAGAAGAAACGGTTATAACAAGAAAACAGTTAAATCAACATCTGGAGAATTTGAATTAGCTACTCCAAGAGATAGAGAGGGTAGATTTGAGCCTCAAATAATAAAAAAACATCAAACAACGATAAGTGATGAAATAGAAGAGAAGATATTATCATTATATGCACTTGGAATGAGCTACAAAGATATAAAATCACATATTGAAGAGCTTTATCAAATTTCTATTTCATCCTCTACAATAAATACAATAACAGATAAAATCATACCAAAAATCAAAGAGTGGCAATCAAGACCTTTAGAGAATATATATCCATTTGTATTTATGGATGCAATTCATTATAAAATTAAAGAAGATGGGAAATATGTAAATAAAGCGGTTTATACTATATTGGGAATTAATATAAGAGGAAAAAAAGAAATTTTAGGACTTTATTTAAGTGAAAGTGAAGGAGCAAATTTCTGGCTTCAAGTTTTAACAGATTTAAACAACAGAGGAGTAAAAGATATACTTATTGCAAGTGTTGACGGATTAAAAGGATTTCCGGAAGCCATTAATTCAATATTTCCAAAAACAGAGGTTCAGTTATGTATAATTCATCAGGTTAGGAATTCATTAAAATATGTAGCTTCTAAAGATAAAAAAGAGTTTATGAAAGATTTAAAAAAAGTATATCAGGCAATATCCAAAGAACAGGCTGAAACTGAACTTGACAATATTGAAGAAAAATGGGGAGATAAATATCCTATAGTCATTAAATCCTGGAGAAACAAGTGGAATAATTTATCTAATTATTTTAAATATCCAAAACCTATAAGAAAAGTAATTTATACAACCAATATTATTGAATCGGTTCATAGACAATTCAGAAAACTTACTAAAACTAAAGGCGCTTTTCCAAATGAAAACAGCTTACTGAAATTACTCTATATGGGTATACAAAATGCAGAGAAAAAATGGACTATGCCTATTAAAAACTGGAATCTTACACTCTCTCAACTGGCAATTTTCTTTGAGGGAAGACTGGATGATGCTTTAAAGTTATGA
- a CDS encoding DndE family protein: MRTTKFIEESIPKIAKLYTDIIALMVANNDNIEFKNEKELEKYLELHAQRGFEILTSSLNQNSF, from the coding sequence ATGCGAACAACAAAATTCATAGAAGAAAGTATCCCAAAAATTGCAAAACTTTATACAGATATTATTGCTTTAATGGTAGCTAATAATGATAATATTGAATTTAAAAATGAAAAAGAATTAGAAAAATATCTTGAACTTCATGCCCAAAGAGGCTTTGAAATTTTAACTTCTTCTTTAAACCAAAACAGTTTTTAG
- a CDS encoding Arm DNA-binding domain-containing protein, with protein MGTNLGTKKITAVVIKNLKPTGKEEWIRIEEGLYLRIRKTGKKVLKLMQARKMNLEIREKIASGIDPLQEKQREKKEQIEAEKVEMEENGWNLKNKTLQTLLI; from the coding sequence TTGGGGACAAATCTGGGGACAAAAAAGATTACAGCCGTTGTTATTAAAAACCTTAAGCCGACAGGCAAAGAAGAATGGATTAGAATTGAAGAAGGATTATATTTGCGCATAAGAAAAACAGGTAAAAAGGTGTTAAAGCTTATGCAGGCAAGAAAAATGAATTTGGAAATTAGAGAAAAAATTGCAAGTGGAATTGATCCTTTACAGGAAAAACAAAGAGAAAAAAAAGAACAAATTGAAGCTGAAAAAGTTGAAATGGAAGAAAACGGTTGGAATTTAAAGAACAAAACATTGCAGACGTTACTTATTTAA
- a CDS encoding FprA family A-type flavoprotein translates to MQIKFVSGVYDLEALETPNMDVVLIGSPTINSDAVKPAWDLLSCVALIENNGKIGATFGSYGWSGEAADMLHERMSKLKFRMQTNL, encoded by the coding sequence GTGCAGATAAAATTCGTTTCAGGTGTATATGACCTTGAAGCTTTAGAAACACCGAATATGGATGTTGTATTAATCGGCTCTCCCACTATCAATTCAGATGCCGTAAAACCGGCATGGGATTTGCTTTCCTGTGTTGCACTTATTGAAAATAACGGTAAAATAGGGGCAACATTCGGCTCTTACGGATGGAGTGGGGAAGCTGCGGATATGCTTCATGAGAGAATGTCAAAGTTAAAATTCAGAATGCAAACAAACCTTTAA
- a CDS encoding AAA family ATPase translates to MSVSISTSELYKYLEILINTDIPVFIHGSPGIGKSYIVADIAKKKNLQLIDIRLSQLDPVDLRGIPSIKENQTIWMPPVFFPKDENSQGILFLDELNSAAPSIQAAVYQLILNRQLGEYKLPKGWRIIAAGNRMEDKGVVFRLPSPLVNRMVHLYVEAKYEDFKPIIL, encoded by the coding sequence ATGTCTGTTTCCATTTCCACAAGTGAATTATATAAATATTTAGAAATTTTAATCAATACAGATATTCCGGTTTTTATACACGGCTCCCCTGGAATAGGAAAATCTTATATAGTTGCGGATATAGCAAAGAAAAAGAATCTTCAGTTAATCGATATAAGGCTCTCACAGCTTGACCCTGTTGATTTAAGGGGTATTCCTTCCATTAAAGAAAATCAAACAATCTGGATGCCTCCTGTATTTTTCCCAAAAGATGAAAATTCACAAGGAATTTTGTTTTTAGATGAACTAAATTCCGCCGCTCCTTCTATTCAGGCAGCTGTTTATCAGCTTATTTTAAACAGGCAGTTAGGAGAATATAAACTTCCAAAAGGCTGGAGAATTATTGCCGCGGGAAACAGAATGGAGGATAAAGGGGTTGTGTTTAGGCTTCCCTCTCCACTTGTAAACAGAATGGTTCATTTGTATGTGGAAGCAAAATATGAAGATTTTAAGCCCATTATATTATAG
- a CDS encoding ankyrin repeat domain-containing protein, with product MNKKTLFWLKKNNFNPLDINMQDNYGNTALMKAAMEGNIDVFEDLLNNGADIFIKNNDGNSVLWFACFSNSKKIVETTNVCRINRKK from the coding sequence ATGAATAAAAAAACTCTCTTTTGGCTTAAAAAAAACAATTTTAACCCGCTTGATATAAATATGCAGGACAATTACGGAAACACTGCACTTATGAAAGCCGCAATGGAAGGGAATATAGACGTTTTTGAAGATTTGTTAAATAACGGTGCGGATATTTTTATAAAAAACAACGACGGAAACAGTGTTTTATGGTTTGCCTGTTTTTCAAACTCTAAAAAAATAGTTGAAACCACTAATGTATGCCGCATCAACCGGAAAAAATGA